aggacatatttcattcaCGTTGGTTCTTCAAAAGAGATCTCCAATATCTTTTTTACTATTTGGTGGTCCATATGTCATAATTAATTGTCTTTCACAACCAAAGTTATTCTCCActtttcaacaagaatcaattTTGGAGGTGTCTTGCCCAAGAGCTATCTTGAAGTATCTCTCCCTGAAGAGCTACTTAAGAGCCCCAATGTTGGTCAAGAGATAGTTTTTGTTGGAGAACTACTTGGAGAGTCACCCCGAAATCCCCAATGTACATGCTCTTACAATCTCAAGATACTTGTAGCTGCATACCAGTAAACCATCCTTATTCTACCAACCATTCTTAGTTGTATATAGTATTGTTAATTATGACCTCATACTATATATACTGTTGATGCAACATTATGTCAGCAACTGCGTGTCATTATTGGTGTCATTTCGACCGCCTTGCCTAAAATTttgtatcaactttttataatatttgGTTATAgaaaattaaagatattaatgatcaaaatctatactaatatattaaaaggcgttgagaaaaatgtctatgtggcacgtagtactcttccttttgcgccacatcatccactcaccaaatgatatgtcatatcatggacaaccaaaaatcaatacgtaCAATGAGATTCGAACTCTAGACCTCAAATGTGGAGGATAaatctcattaccatcttaaccaacaaccGTTTGTGATTTATCTCTTCACActaatttataaatgaatgttaacatgaagtttacaacaactaaacttttatgtgactttttattttctaggacaaccatgaataaacatgatgtcataagtctcataagcatcaactacaaAAATGCCTTGCATGACAACATatgtctaatttggtgtttgttaattttgaatcacttatttccactagaaaacaaattatacaaattgtaagatgatgcaattgaaaaattatttctcatgataaatgacttagtgtgtttgtgtagttgacgaacttGATGAATGTTTTCACTTAATCCTATACATGTATCTTATCAAATATTTTGctcaaaaaaatctaaaattttaactattcgaTGTAGCAATCGGGATATcgcccgagccacacactagttattcATTGAAATATGTGAAAATCGCTAAcgtcgttaaaaaaaaaaagacagacGAGGTATAATAGAATAGGAAACTCAAAAATAAATAGTTTAAAAAAATACACGAAAAATAAAGCACggaaaaaagaaatgaaaagaagagagagaaacgtGACGAAGGGGAAAATAGTCGACAAAGTCGCacacaaaataaaaacaaaagaagTAGAAAGGTGGCCTACAAATCGCAAACCCTTCTCAAACAGGCACATACCCCTGTTCTCTCCCAAACTAACATTTTCTATCTCCTCCCCAACTCGCCGCCGCAACCACCATGGGAACACCAGAAACATCTCGAGAACCGTGTCCTGACCGTATCCTCGACGACTTAGGCGGCGCCTTTGCCATGGGAGCTATCGGAGGTTCTGTCTTCCACTACGTCAGGGGTTCAATCAACGCCCCTAAAGGTGAACGCATCCTTCGAGCGCTCGAAACTGTGCGAATGAGTGCACCGCGTACTGGTGGTGGGTTCGCCGTATGGGGTGGTTTGTTCTCCACTTTTGACTGTACTATGGTCTACATCCGCCAAAAGGAGGATCCTTGGAATTCTATTTTCGCCGGCGCGGCTACCGGTGGGTTCCTTCAGGTGCGTCAGGGTCTACGCGCCTCCGGTCGTTCTGCCGTATTTGGTGGGATCCTTCTTGCTTTGATTGAAGGTGCTGGGATCATGCTTAATCGGGTTGTGTCGCCGCCTGCACAGATTATGTATGAGGATCCGAGTATGGGTGCTGGGGCCCCGCAGATGGGGGGTTATGGGTTTGGGTTTCCGGGTCAGGCGAGGGCACCTGCGAACGTTGGTGGTGGTGGGTCCGAGGAGGTGAATCaaggtggtagtggtggtggtgggtttTTTGGTGGGTGGTTTGGTGGTGATGGGAAGAAAGAAGGGAGTAGTTCAAGTAGCGGTGGGAGCGAAGCGACAGTTTTGGAGAGCTTTGATACGCCTACTCCTATGCCTAATTTTGATTACAAATGAGCCTGATTTTGATTACAAATGGGATGGTGGTTCCTTTTCAGGGTAAGGAGAAAGAAAAGATCatattttaattgttttccAGGTTTTTTTAAAAGAATTCAAGTAAAATTCAATTGTCTGAATATGTATAATTGATGAAATGGTATATGTTGTTATGTTTGTGTTAATTGAGAAGTGTGAGGGGAGGGTGGTATTAGTATTTGATATCTGTTTGGGTGCTTAAAGAGTATTCGCATTTCTTTGTTATTCGCATTTCTTTGTTATTGCATTTTTAACTTCTGTTTATCTTTAAAAATACATCTAATTCTGATTTAAAGCTATGTAATTGCTTAACTTTGGAATGCTTATGATAAAGTTCTTATGTTATATCCTTGCCCTTGATGCTAAATACTTAACAATAGTCAATAGAATAGCAGAATTAAACTTTGTTATCACTCAAGTATCCTTGTTAAGATTTTGATTTGCTTGCTTGATTAAAGCTACAATGGGTATAGAAAAAAATGATCTCTTCGGAATCCATTTATTTGGTGTGAGaatccatatatatatatacatcttTTCCCCTGCAACTTTTGTTGAGAATCTATTTATTTGgtgtgatatatatatatatatctcttTTCCCCTGCAACTTTTGTTGAGAGTCTCGGCATTTAAAAAATGTTTTATTTTGCTACAGATGGAGGGGCTAGAGGATGAGTTACCAAATTCGCACTTATGAAATCTGCTTTGTTTAAGAATGATTTTTCATTTATAGTTTTCATAGGTTAGCTTTTAGTTTATAGTTGCAAATTatatttaggcaaatttgctaaaaaggacattttata
This sequence is a window from Spinacia oleracea cultivar Varoflay chromosome 1, BTI_SOV_V1, whole genome shotgun sequence. Protein-coding genes within it:
- the LOC110778886 gene encoding mitochondrial import inner membrane translocase subunit TIM17-2-like, with amino-acid sequence MGTPETSREPCPDRILDDLGGAFAMGAIGGSVFHYVRGSINAPKGERILRALETVRMSAPRTGGGFAVWGGLFSTFDCTMVYIRQKEDPWNSIFAGAATGGFLQVRQGLRASGRSAVFGGILLALIEGAGIMLNRVVSPPAQIMYEDPSMGAGAPQMGGYGFGFPGQARAPANVGGGGSEEVNQGGSGGGGFFGGWFGGDGKKEGSSSSSGGSEATVLESFDTPTPMPNFDYK